A genome region from Geminicoccus roseus DSM 18922 includes the following:
- a CDS encoding phosphotransferase: MSTTERRLGEARTQDEAAIEAAIRRVPDWQGREATYKMLVGGINNRNWLVAVDGHPRRYFVKVPGPGTEKFIDRAVAHQAAVNAHAMGLAPEVVYFDPSDGLEVHEFLEGYAACTNADFERAEIQEAVIACYRQLNAGPKLGLTKTIFDMIDEHWQDAKALGAFLPHDFDWMMKQYGQARAAFEASGLDLVPCFNDPMPGNFLVSPGKPMKIVDYEFASNNERAYELGVLLGEMFFTEERSLQLIEAYYGEARPETVARVWIGRALADIKWAGWAIQNRMLTDWDFDYQKYGDWKWARARSVILDPRWEWWLRLVASGRPQPR; the protein is encoded by the coding sequence ATGAGCACGACCGAACGCAGGCTGGGCGAGGCCCGCACCCAAGACGAGGCCGCGATCGAGGCGGCGATCCGCCGGGTCCCGGACTGGCAGGGCCGGGAGGCGACCTACAAGATGCTGGTCGGCGGGATCAACAACCGCAACTGGCTGGTCGCGGTGGACGGCCATCCGCGCCGCTACTTCGTCAAGGTGCCGGGCCCCGGCACCGAGAAGTTCATCGACCGGGCGGTGGCGCACCAGGCGGCGGTCAACGCCCATGCCATGGGCCTGGCCCCCGAAGTGGTCTATTTCGACCCATCCGACGGGCTGGAGGTCCACGAGTTCCTGGAGGGCTATGCCGCCTGCACCAATGCCGATTTCGAGCGGGCGGAGATCCAGGAGGCGGTGATCGCCTGCTACCGGCAGCTCAATGCCGGGCCGAAGCTGGGGCTGACCAAGACCATCTTCGACATGATCGACGAGCACTGGCAGGACGCGAAGGCGCTGGGCGCCTTTCTGCCCCACGACTTCGACTGGATGATGAAGCAGTACGGGCAGGCCAGGGCGGCGTTCGAAGCCTCCGGCCTGGACCTGGTGCCGTGCTTCAACGACCCGATGCCCGGCAACTTCCTGGTCTCGCCCGGCAAGCCGATGAAGATCGTCGACTACGAGTTCGCCTCCAACAACGAGCGGGCCTACGAGCTTGGCGTGCTCTTGGGCGAGATGTTCTTCACCGAGGAGCGCTCGCTGCAGCTGATCGAGGCCTATTACGGCGAGGCCCGCCCGGAGACCGTGGCCAGGGTCTGGATCGGCCGGGCGCTGGCCGACATCAAATGGGCCGGCTGGGCGATCCAGAACCGGATGCTGACCGACTGGGACTTCGACTACCAGAAATACGGCGACTGGAAATGGGCGCGCGCCCGCTCGGTCATCCTGGATCCGCGCTGGGAATGGTGGCTTCGCCTGGTGGCGTCGGGTCGGCCGCAGCCGCGTTGA
- a CDS encoding aldo/keto reductase produces the protein MRQISLPDGENVPALGQGTWYMGEGGGRRKAEADALRHGIELGMTLIDTAEMYAEGGAEEVVGDAIQGQRDQVFLVSKVYPHNASRKGAIAACERSLQRLRTSHIDLYLLHWPGSHPLADTVAAFRQLQEEGKIRHWGVSNFDQDDMEELVAAPGGADCATDQVLFNLTRRGPGFDLLPWCRARAMPVMAYSPIEQGRMPDHPALDEVARRHGVDRFAVALAWVLGHDGVIAIPKAADRKHLEANRRAADLVLTDQDRQALDRAFPPPTRRRPLEML, from the coding sequence ATGCGCCAGATCAGCCTACCCGATGGCGAGAATGTCCCGGCGCTGGGGCAGGGCACCTGGTACATGGGCGAGGGGGGCGGACGGCGCAAAGCCGAGGCCGACGCGCTGCGCCATGGCATCGAGCTCGGCATGACCCTGATCGACACCGCCGAGATGTATGCCGAGGGCGGCGCCGAGGAGGTGGTGGGCGACGCGATCCAGGGCCAGCGCGACCAGGTGTTCCTGGTCAGCAAGGTCTATCCGCACAACGCCTCGCGCAAGGGGGCGATCGCCGCCTGCGAGCGCAGCCTGCAGCGGCTGCGCACCAGCCATATCGACCTCTATCTGCTGCACTGGCCGGGCAGCCACCCGCTGGCGGACACGGTGGCGGCGTTCCGCCAGCTCCAGGAGGAGGGCAAGATCCGCCACTGGGGGGTGAGCAATTTCGACCAGGACGACATGGAGGAACTGGTGGCGGCGCCGGGCGGGGCGGACTGCGCCACCGACCAGGTGCTGTTCAACCTGACCCGGCGGGGGCCGGGCTTCGACCTGCTGCCCTGGTGCCGGGCGCGCGCCATGCCGGTGATGGCCTACAGCCCGATCGAGCAGGGCCGGATGCCGGACCATCCGGCGCTGGACGAGGTGGCCAGGCGCCACGGGGTCGACCGGTTCGCGGTGGCGCTGGCCTGGGTGCTGGGCCACGATGGCGTGATCGCGATCCCCAAGGCGGCGGACCGCAAGCATCTGGAGGCGAACCGGCGGGCGGCCGACCTGGTCCTGACCGACCAGGACCGCCAAGCACTCGACCGGGCCTTCCCGCCGCCGACCCGGCGGCGGCCGCTGGAAATGCTTTGA
- a CDS encoding DUF1090 family protein translates to MKATVLLSLAAVPALLLASTGAHALDIHCAEKIDTLEASLADARAEADPERIGGLEEALRRSRAECEGQDLRAQREERLAQLQAEVAEDRQELHEAEREGDVDDILDARRDLAEAKWEMEEARRALAP, encoded by the coding sequence ATGAAGGCCACCGTCCTGCTGTCTCTCGCGGCCGTCCCGGCGCTGCTCCTGGCCTCCACCGGCGCCCATGCCCTGGACATCCACTGCGCGGAGAAGATCGACACGCTGGAAGCGTCGCTGGCGGATGCCCGGGCGGAAGCCGATCCGGAGCGGATCGGCGGGCTGGAGGAGGCCTTGCGCCGCAGCCGCGCCGAGTGCGAGGGCCAGGACCTGCGCGCCCAGCGGGAGGAGCGGCTGGCGCAGCTTCAGGCCGAGGTCGCCGAGGACCGGCAGGAGCTGCACGAGGCCGAGCGCGAGGGCGACGTCGACGACATCCTGGATGCCCGGCGCGACCTCGCCGAGGCCAAATGGGAGATGGAGGAGGCCAGGCGGGCGCTGGCCCCCTGA
- a CDS encoding NAD(P)-dependent alcohol dehydrogenase, which translates to MVKALVLEEKLKLNLRDIDVPEELGPRDVRIEMKTVGVCGSDVHYYTHGGIGQFIVREPMILGHEASGVVIETGAEVSNLKVGDRVCMEPGIPDPSSRASRLGMYNLDPAVQFWATPPVHGCLRPSLVFPADFTFKIPDNVSFEAAAMVEPLAVGVHGTVKARVMPGDTAVVIGAGPIGLVTVLAAFAAGCAKVYVADIDEGKLALAEKLAKVPGSVVGVDVRSKSIQDVVMADTDGWGADIVFECSGNEKAAAGVFKPLRPGGCVVFIGMPLHDVAYDVPGAALKEARVEHVFRYAHVYPRCIAMLGSGAIDVSPLITDKFSFEESVKAFEYAATSPKGSVKIQIDM; encoded by the coding sequence ATGGTCAAAGCCCTCGTTCTCGAAGAAAAGCTGAAGCTCAACCTGCGCGACATCGACGTGCCGGAGGAGCTCGGTCCGCGCGACGTGCGGATCGAGATGAAGACCGTCGGCGTGTGCGGCAGCGACGTGCACTATTATACCCATGGCGGGATCGGGCAGTTCATCGTGCGGGAGCCGATGATCCTGGGCCACGAGGCGTCGGGGGTGGTGATCGAGACCGGGGCGGAGGTGAGCAACCTCAAGGTCGGCGACCGGGTGTGCATGGAGCCGGGCATTCCGGATCCGAGCAGCCGGGCGTCACGGCTGGGGATGTATAACCTGGATCCGGCCGTGCAGTTCTGGGCGACGCCGCCGGTGCATGGCTGCCTCAGGCCGAGCCTGGTGTTCCCGGCGGACTTCACCTTCAAGATCCCGGACAATGTCTCGTTCGAGGCGGCGGCCATGGTGGAGCCGCTGGCGGTGGGCGTGCATGGCACGGTCAAGGCGCGGGTCATGCCGGGCGACACCGCGGTGGTGATCGGGGCTGGGCCGATCGGGCTCGTCACGGTGCTGGCGGCGTTCGCGGCGGGCTGCGCCAAGGTCTATGTGGCCGACATCGACGAGGGCAAGCTGGCGCTGGCCGAGAAGCTGGCCAAGGTGCCGGGCTCGGTGGTGGGCGTGGACGTGCGCTCCAAGAGCATCCAGGACGTGGTGATGGCCGACACCGATGGCTGGGGCGCGGACATCGTGTTCGAGTGCTCGGGGAATGAGAAGGCGGCGGCGGGCGTGTTCAAGCCGCTGCGTCCGGGCGGCTGCGTGGTGTTCATCGGCATGCCGCTGCACGACGTGGCCTATGACGTGCCGGGCGCTGCCTTGAAGGAGGCGCGGGTCGAGCATGTGTTCCGCTATGCCCATGTCTATCCGCGCTGCATCGCGATGCTGGGCTCGGGGGCGATCGATGTGTCGCCGCTGATCACCGACAAGTTCTCGTTCGAGGAGAGCGTGAAGGCGTTCGAGTATGCGGCGACTTCGCCGAAAGGCTCGGTGAAGATCCAGATCGACATGTGA
- a CDS encoding bestrophin-like domain: MSDWVYDLDFSILYPAVVALSVVTALVGTWLGNRTHGRNGGREDLGMLAGAGLGLLALLLAFSFSLALSRFDTRRSMVLEEANAIGSTANFALMLPQADRQPVLDLLRGYVEVRTGLGTPYDPAKLERDVQRSEELQNRLWALAVQMTAASPQSLPAYRFVGSLNEVNNIHERRVTALRYGIPREVMAILLGVALVALLLIGYHSGAQGVRRPVATLLMAATVGVVMTLVADLDRPARGFIQVPVQPLIDARDAIPAGGSG, translated from the coding sequence ATGTCCGACTGGGTCTACGACCTCGACTTCTCGATCCTCTATCCCGCCGTGGTGGCGCTGAGCGTCGTGACCGCGCTCGTCGGGACCTGGCTCGGCAACCGCACGCACGGCCGCAATGGCGGGCGGGAGGATCTGGGCATGCTGGCGGGGGCGGGCCTGGGCCTGCTGGCGCTGCTGCTGGCCTTCAGCTTCTCGCTGGCCCTGTCGCGGTTCGACACGCGCCGCTCCATGGTGCTGGAGGAGGCCAACGCCATCGGCAGCACCGCCAACTTCGCCCTGATGCTGCCGCAGGCCGACCGGCAGCCGGTCCTGGACCTCTTGCGCGGCTATGTGGAGGTGCGGACCGGCCTGGGCACGCCCTACGACCCGGCGAAGCTGGAGCGGGACGTCCAGCGCTCCGAGGAACTGCAGAACCGGCTATGGGCGCTGGCGGTCCAGATGACCGCGGCCTCGCCGCAGTCCCTGCCCGCCTACCGCTTCGTCGGCTCGCTCAACGAGGTCAACAACATCCACGAGCGCCGAGTCACCGCGCTCCGCTACGGCATCCCGCGCGAGGTGATGGCGATCCTGCTGGGGGTCGCCTTGGTGGCGCTGCTGCTGATCGGCTACCACTCGGGCGCTCAGGGCGTGCGGCGGCCGGTGGCGACGCTGCTGATGGCGGCGACGGTGGGCGTGGTGATGACGCTGGTGGCCGACCTGGACCGGCCGGCGCGGGGGTTCATCCAGGTGCCGGTGCAGCCGCTGATCGATGCTCGGGATGCGATTCCGGCGGGTGGGTCGGGGTGA
- a CDS encoding SDR family oxidoreductase produces MFSLQSRTVAITGAGGGIGQRLVARFVEAGAVVIAFDRTRERIEGLPGIAHAGAFEMGDREGAEAAIATAVEAVGPIRVLVNNAGGASAETLTDLTPEGWDQDIALNLTGAYQVTTPILAGMREQGGGAIVTIGTVNALMHFGNPAYAAAKAGLVAYTKAIALEQGRFGIRANIVCPGSVRTPAWNRRIEKDPTIVERLSRHYPIGRMVEPDEVAAAVLFLASDLASGISGAVLPVDGGLMAGMKAMTEVITSETF; encoded by the coding sequence ATGTTCAGCCTGCAGTCCCGCACCGTCGCCATCACCGGGGCCGGCGGCGGCATCGGCCAGCGCCTGGTCGCCCGCTTCGTCGAGGCGGGTGCGGTCGTCATCGCCTTCGACCGCACGCGCGAGCGCATCGAAGGCCTGCCCGGCATCGCCCATGCCGGCGCCTTCGAGATGGGCGACCGCGAGGGAGCCGAGGCGGCGATCGCGACGGCGGTGGAGGCGGTCGGCCCGATCCGGGTCCTGGTCAACAATGCCGGCGGGGCCAGCGCCGAGACCCTGACCGACCTGACGCCGGAGGGCTGGGACCAGGACATCGCCCTGAACCTGACCGGCGCCTACCAGGTCACCACGCCCATCCTGGCGGGGATGCGCGAGCAGGGCGGCGGTGCCATCGTCACCATTGGCACGGTCAACGCGCTGATGCATTTCGGCAACCCGGCCTATGCGGCGGCCAAGGCGGGCCTCGTCGCCTACACCAAGGCGATCGCCCTGGAGCAGGGCCGCTTCGGGATCCGCGCCAACATCGTCTGCCCGGGCTCGGTGCGCACGCCCGCCTGGAACCGCCGGATCGAGAAGGATCCCACCATCGTCGAGCGCCTGTCCCGCCACTACCCGATCGGCCGGATGGTCGAGCCCGACGAGGTCGCCGCCGCCGTCCTGTTCCTGGCCTCCGACCTGGCCTCCGGGATCAGCGGCGCGGTCCTGCCGGTCGATGGCGGGCTGATGGCCGGCATGAAGGCGATGACCGAGGTGATCACCTCGGAAACCTTCTGA
- a CDS encoding DeoR/GlpR family DNA-binding transcription regulator: protein MVNRDGRMPAANAKARRQQAIVAALRAAPALRIAELAQEFRVSTETVRRDLDELGHAGLLARTYGGAARPVAIEPAVAEREREMVAERRRIAVAAVAALGGCEALMLGGGSTTLHVARMLATTLPRGTVVTHGFAHAAVLAANPGIRVLMVPGRYEPREGIVVGAETVDHVGRFHAECAIVGASGITAAGAADVDDEAAAVYRAMRLASARVLVVADHAKFGRPAFAIHAELAEIGQLITDRAPDEHLAEALAHAGATVTVAQDPRPARS from the coding sequence ATGGTCAACCGGGATGGCAGGATGCCGGCCGCCAATGCCAAGGCACGCCGCCAGCAGGCGATCGTGGCGGCGCTGCGGGCCGCCCCGGCGCTGCGGATCGCCGAGCTGGCCCAGGAATTCCGGGTTTCCACCGAGACCGTCCGCCGCGACCTGGACGAGCTCGGCCATGCCGGGCTGCTGGCGCGCACCTATGGCGGGGCGGCAAGGCCGGTGGCGATCGAGCCGGCGGTGGCCGAGCGCGAGCGGGAGATGGTGGCGGAGCGGCGGCGGATCGCGGTGGCCGCCGTGGCGGCGCTTGGCGGCTGCGAGGCGCTGATGCTGGGCGGCGGCTCCACCACGCTGCACGTGGCGCGGATGCTGGCGACCACTCTGCCGCGCGGCACCGTGGTCACCCACGGCTTCGCCCATGCCGCGGTGCTGGCCGCCAACCCGGGCATCCGGGTGCTGATGGTGCCCGGGCGCTACGAGCCGCGCGAGGGGATCGTGGTCGGGGCGGAGACGGTCGACCATGTCGGGCGCTTCCATGCCGAATGCGCGATCGTGGGCGCCAGCGGCATCACCGCGGCGGGGGCGGCCGATGTGGACGACGAGGCAGCCGCGGTCTACCGGGCGATGCGGCTGGCCTCGGCGCGCGTCCTGGTGGTGGCCGACCATGCCAAGTTCGGCCGGCCGGCCTTCGCGATCCATGCCGAGCTGGCCGAGATCGGCCAGCTGATCACCGACCGGGCGCCGGACGAGCACCTGGCGGAGGCGCTGGCGCATGCCGGCGCTACGGTGACCGTGGCCCAGGACCCGCGCCCGGCCCGGTCATAG
- a CDS encoding polyhydroxyalkanoate depolymerase: protein MQYHTYEMAHALLAPLRAQAKLVSQFLDNPLVPLAHTKLGREISAGCEVFEGITRRYGKPEWGIKDTRIAGLTVPVREEVVMRTPFCELRHFDRDEAVCGKRYDPKVLLVAPMSGHYATLLRGTVQAMLPEHNLYVTDWVDARHVPVFAGKFDLDDFIEHIMQMVRFIGHNTHVIAVCQPSVPVLAATAIMAALKDECRPASITLMGGPIDTRCNPTLVNQHAQSKDIGWFERNVISPVPWPNMGCMRLVYPGFIQLTGFMTMNLDRHLNAHKGLFESLVKGDCDSALQHRKFYDEYLAVMDLPAEFFLQTVKTVFQDHDLPDGRMTWKGQPVDCGAIEDTVLMTVEGERDDICGLGQTEAAHALCRNLSNENRVHYVQQGVGHYGVFNGTRWRTEIQPRIREMIRGVNFQRRRMAMH, encoded by the coding sequence ATGCAGTACCACACGTACGAAATGGCCCATGCCCTTCTGGCGCCCCTGCGGGCCCAGGCCAAGCTGGTGAGCCAGTTCCTCGACAACCCGCTGGTGCCGCTGGCCCATACCAAGCTCGGCCGCGAGATCTCCGCCGGCTGCGAGGTGTTCGAGGGGATCACCCGGCGCTACGGCAAGCCCGAATGGGGCATCAAGGACACCCGCATCGCCGGGCTGACCGTGCCGGTCCGCGAAGAGGTCGTGATGCGCACGCCGTTCTGCGAGCTGCGCCATTTCGACCGCGACGAGGCGGTCTGCGGCAAGCGCTACGACCCCAAGGTCCTGCTGGTGGCGCCGATGTCCGGCCACTACGCCACCCTGTTGCGCGGCACCGTCCAGGCGATGCTGCCCGAGCACAATCTCTACGTGACCGACTGGGTCGACGCCCGCCACGTGCCGGTGTTCGCCGGCAAGTTCGACCTGGACGACTTCATCGAGCACATCATGCAGATGGTGCGCTTCATCGGCCACAACACCCACGTGATCGCGGTCTGCCAGCCCTCGGTCCCGGTGCTGGCGGCCACCGCGATCATGGCGGCGCTGAAGGACGAGTGCCGGCCGGCCTCGATCACCCTGATGGGCGGGCCGATCGACACCCGCTGCAACCCGACCCTGGTCAACCAGCACGCCCAGTCCAAGGACATCGGCTGGTTCGAGCGCAACGTGATCTCGCCGGTGCCCTGGCCGAACATGGGCTGCATGCGCCTGGTCTACCCGGGCTTCATCCAGCTCACCGGCTTCATGACCATGAACCTCGACCGGCACCTGAACGCGCACAAGGGCCTGTTCGAATCGCTGGTGAAGGGCGACTGCGATTCGGCCCTGCAGCACCGCAAGTTCTACGACGAGTACCTGGCGGTCATGGACCTGCCGGCCGAGTTCTTCCTGCAGACGGTCAAGACCGTGTTCCAGGACCACGACCTGCCCGACGGCCGGATGACGTGGAAGGGCCAGCCGGTCGACTGCGGCGCCATCGAGGACACCGTGCTGATGACCGTCGAGGGCGAGCGCGACGACATCTGCGGCCTGGGCCAGACCGAGGCGGCCCACGCCCTCTGCCGCAACCTCTCCAACGAGAACCGGGTCCACTACGTCCAGCAGGGCGTGGGCCATTACGGCGTGTTCAACGGCACCCGCTGGCGCACCGAGATCCAGCCGCGCATCCGCGAGATGATCCGCGGCGTCAACTTCCAGCGCCGCCGGATGGCGATGCACTGA
- a CDS encoding MFS transporter codes for MAAGGVPGGRLILVVILMASVFAMAQGLSYPLLAFILERQGVSPALIGLNTAMTPLGIVCSAPLVPLAARLMGAARMALACALMLACVLAVIGAWQNLAVWFPARFLIGVAINGLFVASETWVNLMAPPERRGRLLGLFSASLAAGFALGPFIIVVTGTRGWPPFLVGVAVFLATALILFLARRQLPSIHGDGHASIRAFLPLAPFLLLTVAAAAAFDQGSLALLPSYGRAFGVGEAEMATALGVLILGNILFQVPIGWLADRWSRRGTMLLLCSVTIAGAILLPLVIGSPLPTLALFFVWGSTAYGIYTVALIDLGDRFGGALLLSGNAAFSLMWGFGGMTGPPAFGLAIALLGPHGLPLMLGLLYAVLLVAALGWRAGMPVPQPVRR; via the coding sequence ATGGCAGCGGGAGGAGTGCCCGGCGGGCGGCTGATCCTGGTCGTCATCCTGATGGCCAGCGTGTTCGCCATGGCCCAGGGCCTATCCTACCCGCTGCTGGCGTTCATCCTGGAGCGCCAGGGCGTTTCCCCGGCGCTGATCGGCCTGAACACCGCGATGACCCCCTTGGGCATCGTCTGCTCAGCACCCCTGGTGCCGCTGGCGGCGCGGCTGATGGGGGCCGCCCGGATGGCGCTGGCCTGCGCGCTGATGCTGGCTTGCGTGCTGGCGGTGATCGGCGCCTGGCAGAACCTCGCGGTGTGGTTTCCGGCCCGGTTCCTGATCGGGGTGGCGATCAACGGCCTGTTCGTCGCCAGCGAGACCTGGGTCAACCTGATGGCCCCGCCGGAGCGGCGCGGCCGCCTGCTCGGCCTGTTCTCGGCCTCCCTGGCCGCCGGCTTCGCGCTCGGCCCCTTCATCATCGTGGTCACCGGCACACGAGGCTGGCCGCCCTTTTTGGTCGGGGTCGCCGTGTTCCTGGCGACCGCCCTGATCCTGTTCCTGGCCCGCCGGCAGCTTCCCTCGATCCATGGCGACGGCCATGCCTCGATCCGCGCCTTCCTGCCGCTGGCCCCGTTCCTGCTGCTGACCGTCGCCGCCGCCGCTGCGTTCGACCAGGGCAGCCTGGCGCTGCTGCCCTCCTATGGCCGCGCGTTCGGAGTCGGCGAGGCCGAGATGGCGACGGCGCTGGGCGTGCTGATCCTGGGCAACATCCTGTTCCAGGTCCCGATCGGCTGGCTGGCCGACCGCTGGTCGCGGCGCGGGACCATGCTGCTCCTGTGCAGCGTCACCATCGCCGGCGCCATCCTCCTGCCGCTGGTGATCGGGTCGCCGCTGCCGACCCTGGCGCTGTTCTTCGTGTGGGGTTCCACCGCCTACGGCATCTACACCGTGGCGCTGATCGATCTGGGCGACCGGTTCGGCGGCGCCCTGCTCCTGTCCGGCAACGCCGCCTTCTCCCTGATGTGGGGCTTTGGCGGGATGACCGGCCCGCCCGCCTTCGGCCTCGCCATCGCCCTTCTGGGCCCGCACGGCCTGCCGCTGATGCTGGGCCTGCTCTACGCCGTCCTGCTGGTCGCGGCGCTTGGCTGGCGGGCCGGGATGCCCGTTCCTCAGCCGGTCCGTCGGTAG
- a CDS encoding DUF1579 domain-containing protein, whose amino-acid sequence MNETLQPQHEWLQQFVGAWSYEAEADMGDGQPPSKASGIETVRSLGGFWVVAEGQGEVPGGGPATTLLTIGYDIRQERYVGSWVGSMMSWHCVYTKGWLEPDGKTLVLEVEGPSFADPAGTATYRDSITFDGPDQRVMTSSVLTEDGSWKVFMTARYRRTG is encoded by the coding sequence ATGAACGAGACCCTGCAACCGCAGCACGAATGGCTGCAGCAGTTCGTGGGCGCGTGGAGCTACGAGGCGGAGGCCGACATGGGCGACGGCCAGCCGCCGTCCAAGGCGAGCGGCATCGAGACGGTGCGGTCGCTGGGCGGGTTCTGGGTGGTCGCCGAGGGGCAGGGGGAGGTGCCGGGGGGCGGACCCGCCACCACCCTGCTGACCATCGGCTACGACATCCGGCAGGAACGCTATGTCGGCAGCTGGGTCGGCTCGATGATGAGCTGGCACTGCGTCTACACGAAGGGATGGCTGGAGCCGGACGGGAAGACGCTGGTGCTGGAGGTCGAAGGCCCGTCCTTCGCCGATCCTGCCGGAACGGCGACCTATCGCGACAGCATCACGTTCGATGGCCCCGATCAGCGGGTGATGACCTCCTCGGTGCTGACCGAGGACGGCAGCTGGAAGGTGTTCATGACCGCGCGCTACCGACGGACCGGCTGA